The Paenibacillus uliginis N3/975 genome has a window encoding:
- a CDS encoding TrmB family transcriptional regulator translates to MEQLLNHLRNLGFTEIESKIMVDLAEYGPAGGYEVAKRLGASRSNVYAAMQRLERQGALQRGTGEPVRYKTLKPEELTRMISGRVEASLAFVEKSLPRQDGNEAPFLSVEGDKAVLEQVTRKLAQAESEIVVDVWREEATLLREELEAAENRGVRVLWACDGPDNGLARTLAWTGWKGIEERKQGGRKFSFVIDREWCMLGMRGGEMKTQAVVTAHPVMAELLLHHFSQEMVLFELEQDMGRQLENTYGPHYGRIQSKYIASEGDTAEEPASEGEEVG, encoded by the coding sequence ATGGAACAGTTACTGAATCATTTGCGCAACTTGGGATTTACAGAGATTGAATCAAAAATTATGGTTGACCTTGCCGAATACGGGCCGGCTGGAGGATATGAGGTCGCGAAGCGTCTAGGCGCTTCACGCTCTAATGTGTATGCTGCCATGCAGCGGCTGGAGCGCCAAGGTGCGCTGCAGCGGGGAACCGGGGAGCCGGTTCGCTACAAGACACTGAAGCCGGAGGAGCTAACCCGGATGATATCGGGCAGGGTGGAAGCTTCGCTCGCCTTTGTGGAGAAAAGTCTGCCGAGACAAGATGGAAATGAGGCTCCTTTTCTGAGTGTGGAGGGCGATAAGGCAGTGCTTGAGCAAGTTACACGCAAACTGGCGCAGGCTGAAAGTGAAATTGTGGTTGACGTGTGGCGAGAAGAAGCAACACTGCTGCGCGAGGAACTTGAGGCTGCAGAGAACCGGGGCGTTCGGGTGCTCTGGGCCTGCGATGGCCCTGATAACGGTCTCGCTCGTACATTGGCTTGGACCGGCTGGAAGGGAATTGAGGAGCGTAAACAGGGCGGACGTAAATTCTCTTTTGTTATCGATAGGGAATGGTGTATGCTCGGCATGCGTGGAGGAGAAATGAAAACCCAAGCTGTCGTTACCGCACATCCAGTTATGGCGGAGCTGCTGCTGCACCATTTCTCACAGGAAATGGTTCTGTTCGAGCTTGAGCAGGATATGGGGCGGCAGCTGGAGAACACATACGGTCCGCATTACGGCCGCATCCAAAGCAAGTACATTGCCTCGGAAGGTGATACGGCAGAGGAACCTGCAAGTGAAGGGGAAGAGGTCGGGTAA
- a CDS encoding zinc ribbon domain-containing protein — MNILQRLKDGANKATEKAQHVVEINKLNSQISDIEHKKSSYYMEMGKVFYEGYRSKDMSIAEKEMVDLAKSCDSLQEQVDELRNRIAILKNERLCQCGRTVALDANFCPYCGSKLGDLTAKTEQWSEPKEKDTQPERKVLYSEEITVTEEDESPYIYRPEPESVAVEAEEQQPVFDEEDEELRRIEEEVREKERRHLEELERERERQLELDRRIRFWQENNQSQENLPKDGELRDTVKCQICSTDLPKGSKWCPRCGAEQI, encoded by the coding sequence ATGAATATTTTGCAAAGGCTGAAAGACGGGGCAAACAAAGCGACCGAGAAAGCCCAGCATGTTGTTGAAATCAACAAACTGAACAGCCAAATTTCTGACATTGAGCACAAAAAATCTTCTTATTATATGGAAATGGGAAAAGTATTCTATGAGGGCTATCGCTCCAAGGATATGTCCATTGCCGAGAAGGAAATGGTAGATTTGGCTAAATCGTGCGACAGTCTGCAAGAGCAGGTCGACGAACTGCGCAACCGGATTGCCATTTTGAAAAATGAACGGCTTTGCCAATGTGGCCGTACCGTCGCCCTCGACGCGAACTTCTGTCCATATTGCGGTAGCAAGCTGGGGGATCTGACGGCGAAGACAGAGCAATGGAGCGAGCCGAAGGAGAAAGATACACAGCCGGAGCGTAAAGTGCTGTATTCCGAAGAGATTACGGTTACGGAAGAGGACGAGAGTCCTTATATTTACCGTCCGGAGCCTGAGAGTGTTGCGGTGGAAGCTGAAGAGCAGCAGCCCGTATTTGATGAGGAAGATGAGGAACTTCGACGAATTGAGGAGGAGGTACGCGAGAAGGAGCGTCGTCATCTGGAAGAGCTGGAGCGTGAGCGTGAACGTCAGTTAGAGCTGGATCGGCGCATCCGTTTCTGGCAGGAGAACAATCAGAGCCAGGAGAATCTACCTAAAGATGGGGAGTTACGGGATACGGTGAAATGCCAGATCTGCAGTACAGACCTGCCGAAGGGCTCCAAATGGTGCCCGAGGTGCGGTGCTGAACAAATTTAG